In Deinococcus ficus, a single genomic region encodes these proteins:
- a CDS encoding S8 family serine peptidase has product MTRPTLIRSSMGLLLSAALLTACGTSTPTAAVPQPGAGSSAEQIVTVLNPDPALSDVQLAARHGGTLVTRTPAFAVIAAADTRPLTAQNAGLGVVRERNRGALSLPAMNRVNAGSNTIGGQGVNYWGGGVAYWGNGVAYWGGSTTLWGSGVAYWGGGVNYWGGGVNYWGGGGQNGTTVANIDTWQSIGLDVAQTRLGANGVPGAGVTIAVLDTGVDVAHPMFTSSLTPQDTWYDFADGDALPMDDGTFGQDASGHGTEVAGLALIVAPGAKIMPVRVLDAQGQGNVSSVVQGILWATDHGADIINLSLGSDEPVEAVKQAIGYANDAGVVVVASAGNAGTEGLRYPAGHFAGSALNLAVGSHGLAWNKSAFSQYGALSLLAPGEELVGPAPGGRLAAWSGTSMSAPVVAGAAALALSSGSLNGADAVRRIQATATGVDALAANQPFAGKLGAGRLNLDALTRP; this is encoded by the coding sequence ATGACCCGACCCACCCTGATCCGCTCCTCCATGGGCCTGCTGCTCAGCGCCGCGCTCCTCACCGCCTGCGGCACGTCCACCCCCACCGCCGCTGTTCCGCAGCCCGGTGCAGGGTCTTCGGCCGAGCAGATCGTCACTGTCCTGAACCCCGATCCCGCCCTGAGTGACGTGCAGCTCGCCGCCCGGCACGGCGGCACCCTCGTCACCCGCACGCCGGCCTTCGCCGTGATCGCCGCGGCCGACACCCGGCCCCTGACCGCGCAGAACGCCGGGCTGGGTGTCGTGCGGGAACGCAACCGAGGCGCCCTGAGCCTCCCGGCCATGAACCGCGTCAATGCGGGGAGCAACACCATCGGCGGTCAGGGAGTGAACTACTGGGGCGGCGGCGTGGCCTACTGGGGCAACGGTGTGGCGTACTGGGGCGGCAGCACCACCCTGTGGGGCTCCGGCGTCGCCTACTGGGGCGGGGGAGTGAACTACTGGGGCGGCGGCGTGAACTACTGGGGTGGCGGCGGGCAGAACGGCACCACGGTCGCCAACATCGACACCTGGCAGAGCATCGGCCTGGACGTCGCCCAGACGCGCCTCGGCGCCAACGGCGTCCCCGGGGCCGGCGTGACCATCGCCGTCCTGGACACCGGCGTCGATGTCGCACACCCCATGTTCACCTCCTCGCTCACCCCCCAGGACACCTGGTACGACTTCGCGGATGGGGACGCGCTGCCGATGGACGACGGCACCTTCGGGCAGGACGCCTCCGGGCATGGCACCGAAGTCGCCGGGCTCGCCCTGATCGTCGCCCCCGGCGCGAAAATCATGCCCGTCCGCGTGCTCGACGCGCAGGGCCAGGGGAACGTCAGCTCCGTCGTCCAGGGGATCCTCTGGGCCACCGACCACGGCGCGGACATCATCAACCTCAGCCTCGGCTCCGACGAACCCGTCGAAGCGGTCAAGCAGGCCATTGGGTACGCCAACGACGCCGGCGTGGTCGTGGTCGCCTCGGCCGGGAACGCCGGCACCGAAGGCCTGCGCTACCCCGCCGGGCACTTCGCGGGCAGCGCCCTGAACCTCGCCGTCGGCAGCCACGGGCTCGCGTGGAACAAGAGTGCCTTCTCGCAGTACGGCGCGCTGAGCCTCCTCGCACCCGGTGAGGAACTGGTCGGCCCGGCGCCCGGCGGCCGCCTCGCCGCGTGGAGCGGCACCTCCATGAGTGCCCCCGTGGTCGCCGGTGCCGCTGCGCTCGCGCTGAGCAGCGGCAGCCTGAACGGCGCGGACGCCGTCCGCCGCATCCAGGCCACCGCCACGGGCGTCGATGCGCTCGCCGCCAACCAGCCCTTCGCCGGGAAGCTCGGTGCCGGACGCCTCAACCTAGACGCCCTCACCCGCCCCTGA
- a CDS encoding sensor histidine kinase, with amino-acid sequence MSRPTASPGRYAIAAFDALTAHIAILNRDGVIQAVNQAWIRFAQANDAADFVGTNYLQVCDGAQGEDQPDAAQIAAGIRAVLAGTQEAFELEYPCHSPTEDRYFLARVTCFAQDGAQYAVVAHENITRRKQAEMSLRQLNRTLEQRVEARTQEIATINQALERKNAELERSVRDLGEFAYVASHDLQEPLRTLGMYTDLLRHRYHDQLDDRAHGYITHITEQVFRARQLVRDVLTLSSVNAEAEPDLGAVYLQACWEAVTPGLPWPEDAIATCGILPPVQASAPQIQQLLTNLLGNAIKFRSERPLRVSLTGWQQDGWVHCTLRDNGIGIDPEHHEKVFLMFQRLHRRTSAGGNGIGLAVCRRIVERYGGRIWFGDGAGEGVTIHFTLPARGESPAAP; translated from the coding sequence ATGTCCCGTCCAACAGCCTCACCCGGGCGGTACGCGATCGCAGCCTTCGATGCCCTGACCGCCCACATCGCCATCCTCAACCGGGACGGCGTGATTCAGGCGGTCAACCAGGCCTGGATCAGGTTCGCTCAGGCCAATGACGCGGCGGACTTTGTGGGCACCAACTACCTCCAGGTGTGTGACGGGGCCCAGGGAGAGGACCAGCCCGATGCCGCGCAGATCGCCGCGGGCATTCGTGCCGTGCTGGCAGGCACGCAGGAGGCATTCGAACTGGAGTATCCCTGTCACTCCCCCACGGAAGACCGGTACTTCCTGGCGCGCGTGACCTGCTTCGCGCAGGACGGCGCCCAGTACGCCGTGGTCGCCCATGAGAACATCACCCGCCGCAAGCAGGCCGAGATGTCATTGCGCCAGCTCAACCGCACCCTTGAGCAGCGGGTCGAGGCGCGCACGCAGGAAATCGCAACGATCAATCAGGCCCTGGAGCGCAAAAACGCCGAGCTGGAGCGCAGCGTGCGTGACCTGGGCGAATTCGCCTATGTGGCCAGTCATGACCTGCAGGAGCCGCTGCGGACCCTGGGGATGTACACGGATCTCTTGCGACACCGGTATCACGATCAGCTCGACGACCGGGCCCACGGGTACATCACGCACATCACGGAGCAGGTCTTCCGCGCCCGCCAGCTGGTGCGGGACGTGCTCACCCTGTCCAGCGTGAATGCCGAGGCGGAGCCGGACCTGGGCGCCGTTTACCTGCAAGCCTGTTGGGAGGCAGTCACGCCTGGCCTCCCCTGGCCTGAGGATGCCATTGCCACCTGTGGCATCCTGCCGCCCGTCCAGGCGAGCGCACCCCAGATTCAGCAGCTGTTGACGAACCTGCTGGGCAACGCCATCAAGTTCCGCAGTGAACGGCCACTCAGGGTGAGCCTGACCGGCTGGCAACAGGACGGCTGGGTGCACTGCACGTTGCGGGACAACGGGATCGGCATCGACCCGGAGCACCATGAGAAGGTGTTCCTGATGTTCCAGCGCCTGCACCGCCGCACCAGTGCAGGCGGCAACGGGATTGGGCTGGCCGTCTGCCGCCGCATCGTGGAGCGGTACGGCGGACGCATCTGGTTCGGCGACGGCGCCGGGGAAGGAGTCACCATTCACTTCACCCTGCCGGCCAGAGGGGAGTCCCCGGCCGCGCCCTGA
- a CDS encoding response regulator — translation MEDELADAALFQEMLADVSPEITVEHVEHGGEALQYLLGKAPYAGRPRPNLVVLDLNMPVMDGHEFLREVKAHEHLRALPVLVLSTSDHPTDVQRSYLGFASGYVVKPGTYAEYTRVLTAVESYWRGVLRLPTIGELVGEERP, via the coding sequence GTGGAGGACGAGCTGGCCGATGCGGCCCTGTTTCAGGAGATGCTGGCCGACGTCTCGCCCGAGATCACGGTCGAGCACGTCGAACATGGCGGTGAAGCGCTGCAGTACCTGTTGGGGAAAGCGCCTTACGCTGGCCGGCCCCGACCCAACCTGGTGGTGCTGGACCTGAACATGCCGGTCATGGACGGGCACGAGTTCCTCCGCGAGGTCAAGGCGCACGAGCACCTGAGGGCGCTCCCTGTGCTGGTCCTGTCGACGTCCGACCATCCTACGGATGTGCAGCGCTCCTACCTGGGTTTCGCCAGTGGGTACGTGGTGAAACCGGGAACGTACGCCGAGTACACCAGGGTGTTGACGGCGGTGGAAAGTTACTGGCGTGGGGTGCTGCGCCTGCCGACGATCGGCGAGCTGGTGGGTGAGGAACGGCCGTGA
- a CDS encoding WGxxGxxG family protein, with protein sequence MKRETKITLLALMLGVASMPALAQDDTTGTTTETTTTQTTQNDNGGMDWGWLGLLGLAGLAGLRRKEPTVVHQTTTNQTATPR encoded by the coding sequence ATGAAACGAGAAACGAAGATCACCCTGCTGGCCCTGATGCTCGGCGTGGCCTCCATGCCCGCCCTGGCCCAAGACGACACCACCGGCACCACGACCGAAACCACCACGACCCAGACCACGCAGAACGACAACGGTGGCATGGACTGGGGCTGGCTCGGCCTGCTCGGCCTCGCCGGCCTCGCCGGACTGCGCCGCAAGGAACCCACGGTCGTCCACCAGACCACGACCAACCAGACCGCAACACCGCGCTGA